A window of the Falco rusticolus isolate bFalRus1 chromosome 1, bFalRus1.pri, whole genome shotgun sequence genome harbors these coding sequences:
- the LOC119142138 gene encoding argininosuccinate lyase gives MAAEGDKMLGGRFVGSTDPVMEMLSASISYDQRLSEVDIQGSMAYAKALEKAGILSKTELEKILSGLEKISEEWSKGVFVVTQTDEDIHTANERRLKELIGDIAGKLHTGRSRNDQVVTDLKLFMKNSLSVISTHLLQLIKTLVERAAIEIDVILPGYTHLQKAQPIRWSQFLLSHAVALTRDSERLGEMKKRINVLPLGSGALAGNPLEIDRELLRSELDFASISLNSMDAVSERDFVVEFLSVATLLMIHLSKMAEDLIIYSTSEFGFLTLSDAYSTGSSLMPQKKNPDSLELIRSKAGRVFGRLAAILMVLKGLPSTYNKDLQEDKEAVFDVVDTLNAVLQVATGVISTLQINKENMEKALSPEILSSDLALYLVHKGMPFRQAHVASGKAVHLAESKGMTINNLSLDDLKSISPLFGSDVAQVFNVVNSVEQYTAMGGTAKSSVTAQIEQLRELLKRLKEQA, from the exons ATGGCAGCCGAG GGGGATAAAATGCTGGGAGGAAGGTTTGTCGGAAGCACAGATCCAGTCATGGAGATGCTCAGCGCTTCCATTAGCTATGATCAGAGACTGTCTGAAGTTGATATCCAGGGGAGCATGGCTTATGCCAAAGCCTTGGAGAAGGCTGGGATCCTATCTAAAACTGAGCTGGAGAAGATCCTGAGTGGCCtggaaaag ATCTCTGAGGAATGGTCGAAAGGAGTCTTTGTGGTGACCCAAACCGATGAGGATATCCACACTGCCAACGAACGCAGACTAAAG GAGCTGATCGGAGACATAGCTGGAAAGCTGCAcactggaagaagcaggaaTGATCAG GTTGTGACTGACTTGAAGCTCTTCATGAAGAATTCCCTCTCTGTCATCTCCACTCACCTCCTGCAACTCATTAAGACCCTGGTGGAACGCGCTGCCAT AGAAATTGATGTTATCTTGCCTGGCTACACCCACCTGCAGAAAGCTCAGCCCATCAGATGGAGCCAGTTCTTGCTCAG CCATGCTGTTGCTCTGACCCGTGATTCTGAGCGCCTGGGAGAGATGAAGAAGAGGATCAATGTCTTGCCTTTGGGAAG CGGTGCACTGGCTGGCAACCCACTGGAAATTGATAGAGAACTTCTGCGTAGTG AGCTGGACTTTGCTTCCATCAGCCTGAACAGCATGGACGCTGTTAGCGAGAGAGACTTTGTGG TGGAATTCCTCTCTGTTGCCACCCTGCTGATGATCCACCTTAGCAAGATGGCTGAAGATCTCATCATCTACAGTACCAGCGAGTTTGGCTTTCTGACCCTCTCTGATGCTTATAG cactggcagcagcctgATGCCTCAGAAGAAGAATCCTGATAGCCTGGAACTGATCCGCAGCAAAGCTGGACGAGTGTTTGGACGG TTGGCTGCCATTCTCATGGTCCTCAAAGGACTTCCAAGCACCTACAACAAGGATCTGCAG GAGGACAAGGAGGCTGTCTTTGATGTTGTGGACACCCTGAATGCTGTGCTCCAGGTTGCCACGGGAGTGATTTCTACCCTGCAG ATCAACAAGGAGAACATGGAGAAGGCACTGAGCCCTGAGATCCTGTCATCAGATCTGGCACTCTACTTGGTACATAAAGGA ATGCCATTCAGACAAGCCCACGTTGCCTCTGGGAAGGCCGTCCACCTCGCCGAGTCTAAAGGCATGACCATCAACAATCTCAGCCTGGATGACCTGAAGAGCATCAG ccccctgtttGGCAGCGACGTTGCCCAGGTCTTCAACGTAGTCAACAGTGTGGAGCAGTACACGGCCATGGGTGGTACCGCCAAGAGCAGCGTGACTGCCCAGATcgagcagctgagggagctgctgAAGAGGCTGAAGGAACAAGCTTAG